From a single Vicinamibacteria bacterium genomic region:
- a CDS encoding protein kinase: protein MELPSLFDPRLVQGDTRREPLQVWPLGVSSTLRVSLVGRTLAHYRVLEELGSGGMGVVYLARDEKLGRDIAIKVLPPELAASDDRRVRFEREARAVAALNHPNIVTIHSIEEADGVSFITMELVAGRRLRELIELGPLPTNRIVAIARQIGSGLQSAHDAGVLHRDLKPDNVLIGKSDHVKILDFGLAKLFSPTSVDTESATMVRDASSPGMTLGTVGYMSPEQALGKSLGPATDIFALGVILYEMSTGVPPFRGETLAALFDALLHETPASPRTLRSDLPAELVVVIERALAKDPARRFRSAGELVDALSDPSRAPLPTTKETAASIVVLPFLDLSPEQDQQYFCHGLSEELIGRLAQVSGLQVVARTSAFAFEGKGLDVREVGSRLNVGTALEGSVRKAGDRVRVSVQLVDTGNGYQLWSQRFDRELEDVFAIQDEIAERIAEELRAEIAPAAPSKPGLEAYEAYLEGKYALHKWSDIWVEKAIESFELATKLDPAYASAHAALAECYVWLYSGLGILAARDTIPKAKTAIARALELDPGLAEAQKVRGLIAIYHDWDRRVAEESFARALSVKPNAADLHVWNAWRLAVLERRYDDALVELHEAQRLDPLDLQVKTQLGYVYYFLHDLDRAAEQFLRVVALDPHFAFAHYGLGDTYAQQGRYDEAIAELQESIRLGGRSANHVGVLGYTHGLAGHASTARALLEELTDRQTEGYVSSMWIALVHLGLGDYDALFRWLDRSFEARDGALVLINAAIELDPVRQDPRFRFLLERMGLS from the coding sequence GGCGGGATGGGGGTCGTGTACCTCGCCCGCGACGAGAAGCTCGGCCGTGACATCGCCATCAAGGTGCTTCCTCCCGAGCTCGCCGCTTCGGATGACCGGCGGGTGCGCTTCGAGCGGGAGGCGCGAGCCGTCGCCGCGCTCAACCATCCGAACATCGTCACCATCCACTCCATCGAGGAAGCGGACGGGGTCTCGTTCATCACGATGGAGCTCGTCGCCGGCCGAAGACTCCGCGAGCTCATCGAGCTCGGGCCGCTGCCAACGAACCGGATCGTCGCCATCGCTCGGCAAATCGGAAGCGGTCTCCAGTCGGCTCACGATGCCGGGGTGCTCCACCGCGACCTCAAGCCCGACAACGTTTTGATCGGCAAGAGCGATCACGTCAAGATTCTCGATTTCGGGCTCGCCAAGCTCTTTTCACCGACGTCGGTCGACACCGAGTCCGCCACGATGGTGCGCGACGCTTCGAGCCCGGGAATGACCCTGGGTACGGTCGGCTATATGTCTCCCGAGCAGGCCCTGGGAAAGAGCCTGGGCCCCGCCACCGACATCTTCGCGCTCGGGGTCATCCTCTACGAGATGAGCACCGGCGTGCCTCCGTTCCGCGGCGAGACCCTCGCCGCTCTCTTCGACGCCCTCCTGCACGAGACGCCCGCGTCTCCCAGAACGCTGCGCTCCGACTTGCCCGCCGAGCTGGTCGTGGTGATCGAAAGGGCCCTCGCGAAAGACCCGGCACGCCGTTTCCGGAGCGCCGGTGAGCTGGTCGACGCTCTATCCGATCCCAGCCGAGCCCCGCTTCCCACGACGAAGGAGACGGCGGCGTCCATCGTCGTCCTTCCTTTCCTCGACCTGAGCCCGGAGCAAGACCAGCAGTATTTCTGCCACGGCCTTTCCGAGGAGCTCATCGGCCGTCTCGCCCAGGTCTCCGGTCTGCAGGTCGTCGCCCGAACTTCCGCCTTCGCTTTCGAGGGCAAAGGACTCGACGTCCGCGAGGTCGGATCGCGGCTCAACGTAGGAACCGCGCTCGAGGGGAGCGTGCGCAAAGCGGGAGATCGCGTTCGCGTCAGCGTCCAGCTCGTGGACACCGGCAATGGGTACCAGCTCTGGAGCCAGCGTTTCGACCGCGAGCTCGAAGACGTCTTTGCCATACAGGACGAGATCGCCGAACGGATTGCCGAGGAGCTCCGTGCCGAGATCGCACCCGCGGCCCCATCCAAGCCAGGTCTCGAAGCCTACGAGGCCTACCTCGAAGGCAAATATGCCTTGCACAAGTGGAGCGACATCTGGGTCGAGAAGGCCATCGAGAGCTTCGAGCTCGCCACGAAACTCGACCCCGCTTACGCCTCCGCTCACGCGGCTCTGGCCGAGTGCTACGTCTGGCTCTATTCCGGCCTCGGGATTCTGGCGGCACGAGATACGATTCCGAAGGCCAAGACGGCAATCGCCCGAGCGCTCGAGCTCGATCCCGGCCTGGCCGAGGCCCAGAAAGTTCGCGGGCTCATCGCCATCTACCACGACTGGGATCGGCGCGTCGCCGAGGAGTCTTTTGCGCGGGCGCTGAGCGTCAAACCCAACGCCGCCGATCTGCACGTATGGAACGCATGGCGTCTTGCCGTTTTGGAACGGCGTTACGACGACGCGCTCGTCGAGCTTCATGAGGCGCAGCGCCTCGACCCGCTGGACCTTCAGGTCAAGACGCAACTCGGCTACGTCTACTACTTCCTCCACGACCTCGATCGGGCGGCGGAACAATTTCTCCGCGTGGTGGCCCTCGACCCTCATTTCGCTTTCGCCCACTACGGTCTCGGGGATACCTACGCGCAGCAGGGGCGTTACGACGAGGCGATCGCCGAGCTTCAGGAGTCGATTCGCCTGGGTGGCCGTTCGGCGAACCACGTCGGTGTTCTCGGATATACGCACGGGCTCGCCGGCCACGCGTCCACCGCGAGAGCGCTTCTGGAAGAATTGACGGATCGGCAGACCGAAGGCTACGTCAGCTCGATGTGGATCGCGCTCGTGCACCTCGGTCTGGGCGATTACGATGCGCTCTTCCGCTGGCTCGACCGGTCGTTCGAAGCGCGCGATGGCGCGCTCGTTCTGATCAACGCCGCCATCGAGCTCGACCCGGTTCGGCAGGATCCGCGCTTCCGATTCCTCCTCGAAAGGATGGGACTCTCCTAG